Genomic window (Mustela erminea isolate mMusErm1 chromosome X, mMusErm1.Pri, whole genome shotgun sequence):
ATTCTTCTCTGCCCGACATGCCCGAAGAGCTCAGGTCTCAAAGCACAGAGAACTTGTCGCTTTATGAGCAACGTGCTTCATGAGCCAAACCACACCAGTTAAggaatgcaaatttttaaaaaatgatagaatgCTGCAACCAATTAGtgcaaacaaacatttattgtgaAATAGTCATCCTACCCTTTATCAGGTATTACATCATCAAAGCACTTTGTGGCaatgaaaatagctttttttttttttttacccctctGATTCACCCAATATTCCATTAAAGCTGCAAAAAATGTGCAATCTGCTTGAAAAATAGGTTGctcttatttactcatttgtgaaaagtcaaaaattaaaaaagaaaacgataCTAGCTTACAGGGCCTCTAGAGTCAATTTGCTTTCCCGCTTCCCAACTACTCCCCAAAATAATTAACAAAGATAATTTGCTTTAAAGGCCTTTTTATAAAACCAATGCACCTTTCCCCatattataatcataaaaattttaaaaagccattatttACTTTCTTGGAAAAAAGGTGGCCAGCCGTTGTTTTTTGATGGGGAGCATGTGTATTTCCTGGGAGTTCACTTTCTTTAACTTTATGCTCCGGTTTTTGACGGGTTTCCGGAGGGGCTCGGTGCTTCCCATGGGCTCTTCCCCTTGGCTGTTGATGTCATAGCCCTGAAGCACCGAGTCTTCTCTTTTGAAGGAGAAGTTCTTGGTGGACACGCCCGAGAGGCCTTTGATCTTGCCACAGAAGATGGCAGGAACCGCGTCTTCCACCGAGACAATCACCTTGGCCGCCTGGGACTCGCTCACCATCTCGATGTGATTTTCAGCCTTGACCTCGCTGCCGGCTTGGCTGGGCTggctgggcagctgggtggggtGGCTGCCGCCCACGTGGCTATCCATCAGAGCCGAGGCCCCCGGGGCCGTGGCGGGGGCAAAGGACACTTCCATGCCACTGGGAAGTTTCTCCATCGCGGCGTGACCTGGGCTGCCCATGGACCCGCTGCTGTCATACAGTGTCTCAGCGGGAGGCTCGGCTTTCCGGTGGGCTGCCAGCGACAGGTCTAGGGCCGCGTCTTCCTGGCAGACGGGGGGACTGACTTCGCCGGCCTTAAGCCAGGGCACCGACTTCATGGAGAGGTCCAGGGCCTCGTTGTCGCTCCCCATCTTGATGACCGTGCGGCGGCTGAGCTGGAAGTACTCGCTCGGCTGCAGGATATCGAAGGGCTTCCGCTCCTCCTTCTCCAGAGGGGGCTGGGCGCCTTTGAAGGGGTGCGCGCCAAAGGAAGGCGGTGGCTTGGGGCAAGCGGAGCTGAGCTTGGATTCGGGACTGTGAGGCAccgggatggggatggggatgggcaCCGGCACGGGCAAGGGGACGATCACTGGGTAGGGCACCaagagggtggctggagggacCAGCGGGGACAGCGGGGAGTTGAAGGCCTGGGGGGGCATTGGGGCATATCCAGGAGGaggctggcagggtggggggccgAGCGCGCCCTGAGAAGGGAACAGATTCTGGAGCACGGCTTCGAATGGCAAGGTGGGCTCCTGCGGCTGGTTGGGGATGCGCAGGTCCAGGAGCTGGGGCTGCGCCTCAGGGTCCTCGGCTCCCTGGAACAGGTTGTTGTGGATGGCACTGGAGGAGCACGGGGCCTCCTGCGGCAGGACCAGAGGGGAGTTGAGGTGCTGAAAGACGTGCTGCTCCAGCACCACGGGCAGCTGCACGGGGCCCTGCGTGGTCATGACATAGGCGGCGTTGCCATTAGGCTGGAGCTCGGGCGCGGAGCTTCCCTCCACCTGCATGTGAATGGGCATCACCACTGGGCTCTCCCCGAGGCACAGGGGCTGCAGCACGGTGGCTGCCACCTTCAGAGCCATGCCGCTCTGGGACTCGGCCGGGGGGTTCAGGATGGACGGGGCCGGCACGGTCACCAGGGCCTTCTTTACCAGGTCAGTGGAGTTGATGTTCCAGGCCTCGGTGGTGATGAGCTGGGTCATGCCATTCTCCAGTCTGTTACTGGCCAAGGCGGGAGTGGACTCAGTCATGTCCACGGAGAGGTTCTGGGACCGCAGATCGTCCATCACTCGGCTCTGATGCCACCGGGCCTGCAACACAGAACGCACCACGTGAGTCTTCTGTCGGAGACTATTTAGAACGGCCTGAAGTGCTCCCTGTTCACATCTCTGAAAAGTTTCCGCATCTCAGTGAACCGAGGAGCACACCCATCTCTATATGTACACACACGCGTTATAGATATCAACCGCTACAGACAAAGACCCCCGCGTGGTCAACTGTGCACGCAGAGGCCCAATTTAACAGACGATTAAGCTATAAACACAGATGACGTAAGGACTAAACAGCCAAGAGAGGTTAAACAGAGTGTTTTTAAGCCTAATACTCAGCTTATAGGGTTAGCTTTCGCCAAACACCAAGTTCCATTCCACACTGCTATACTGGGCAGTTAGGGGATGTGGACATTTGACCTGTTTGGATTCAAACGGGAGGCAAAGACTGACTTTACTTcgagaacaaaataaaatcctgtcACATTAGAacgttcttttttgttttgttttaattaacatataacgggTTCTTGGTTTCAGAAGTACAGGTCTGCGATTCATCGGTCTTACAGAATACCCCGTGCTCTTTACATCACAagccctccttaacgcccatcatTAGAACATTCGAAGAAAACGGAAAAGGGCCATCCCAGGTATGGAAAACAGTGTAAGAACTCTTTGCAGCAATAATTCTCCCCCCAGTTGGCTTGGTGAGAAGAGCAGCGGCGCATCTCCAAAGGGTCCCCACAGTTGCCTCGCGGACTCTTCCTGAAAAACGCCATCCCTTTTCCTCCGCATCACAGGAAAATCCTCTCCACGGAGCTGGGCCGACATGGGAAAATTGCATGAATGCTCACTGGGCCTAGGGTTGCTTTCCTTAATCAGCTCATCTGTGCGACCTGTGACCTCTCCTAACTTCCACTGTCATGAGGGGATGTTACTGATTGTAGGGCTGGAGACATAGAAGACTTGTTGGAAACAAACACCCTCGAAGGTGAGTTACTCTTTCCTCATCTCGTCGACACCTCTGGCCACTTCCTGAGAGGCCGAAGGAACTCAGTGCGggtgcttcctggaggaagcagggCTGCCACCGCGAGATGGCTCTCCATGGAAACGCGTCCATATTTAGCCTCGTTGCCATGGAGAAGGCAGGCACCATGTCTAACTCAGGGATCTGCACAGCCCTGGAGTCTGGTTGGGCTTGATAATAATTCAATAATCCTCAGGCTCGCCAGGCAGGCATTGGGGAACTCTGATTCTTGGCCTCACCTGTTGGAGCTGTCTAGACTTTAGTCCCGGAGTCACCTCACGtcctctcctcacccccaaaTCACCAACACATCGGCCCCAACAAGGAGGAGAGGCAGCCCAGCAGGCCATGGGAGTGGGAATAAACACATGAGGTCCCGCTTACGGGAAGGCAGCTCTAACCAACAAACAAAGGTGTGATATTTCCAGATAATCAAAATGCATCAAATGCATAGAACAAGCAGTTTCTCTGAAGCAGGAGGTCGGGAGGGCGAGGGGTCATAGAGGGTTACACTGTGGGGCCTCTGAGGGGGGGCTCCAGAGCCCGACTTCCTAGAACCAGGGTGTCCTCCGAAAACCAGGAGATGACCCAGCGTGTAGGCCAATAATTCCTTTAGGGCAGAGTAGGGAGGCAGCCCACCCCAGGGAAGCTGAGATGGCTTGCCCTAGCTAAAGGGCCTGGTTTTTCCTAAGGGGAATCCTCCCTTATTTAGCCCACCAAACATCGTACCCCCAAGACACCGTCGGTTCCCTGCTTCCTGAAGGCATGCGTGCCTTCGCGCACTCATTCGATTAATGAATTGGAGTTGCCTTGACGGCCATCAGAAGCCACTGTGGTGGCTGGCCACGGGCGTCTTCTCTTACTGTTGCTGTCTGGGCATCTGCTGCGGCGATGAGCCAGGCCTCTGCCAAGAATGCCGAGCACTTTCCGTGCATTACTTCACGTAACCCTCAGAACAACCCTATGAGAGGGGTCCTAGGATTATGCCcactttactgatgagaaaatggATGCCCTAGGAATATGAGATGATAGGATAAGGGAGGCTGAGGCTGGGATTAGAGTTCAGGGTTAATCCCAGGCTGCTTCTCCCAGTGGGAGCTGTGAGGGCCACGCTCCTTCATGCGTGGGGTTTCCTGGCAGGAAGAGTCCTCGACAGCCGTCCCTTCAACACTGAGCGCCTGCGCCTGCCCAGCCGTGTAAAAGAGAGCACTGGAGTGTAAGATTTCCTCAAAGTGGTGGCCAGGTCCTTCCCAGAAAACCTCTGTACTCTTTGCTTATTCTCTTATGTCCACCAGggccctcctctgtccctctcaccAGGCAAGGAGCTGAAGGGTCATCAGAGTCCTTATCTTTGGGGAAGACAGCCCAAAGCCCTATTACTGGAGGGCAAGAAGGTTGGCATCCCCTATGCTTCAACCTTCCTGAGACAgcaggcatggggggggggggagggcagctcAGCACCCATGAGTTACAGGGAGGCCCTTAGATTAGCTGCGGACTCAAGTCtgtgggagcagagctggggcaAAGGGGCAAGGAGGCACGGGCCCAATCCCGCTTTCACGTCCTCCTACACCATAGCTTTGGACCCGCTTGACTATTCAGCCATAGTGGGCCTCGTGAGCACCCCCAGTCCCTTCCCTCTAGCGGCACTGGGCTGCTGAGATGAGGCTTGCCTTTGGCTACACTGGCAAAGGAACAACTAACCCTGCCTTCCCCGTGCACCCTCCTGTCTTCCAggaagtttcttctctttttctctgctctccctcccctgtTGTTCATAACCCCCACTGGGAGCCCCCAGTGCCAGCACAGAGAGGGGCGCTGCTACCAGAGCCGGGGCGGGAGGCCCTAGCAATGCTCTGCGAAGACCACCCAGCTGGTGAGAGCGGGGTTCAAAGGGCAGGTCTCTGTCCCCTAGGCCTCAGGATGAGTGAGAAACAAGCTGGCAAGAGAGAAGATGTCCTCCCTGCtgatgagcagggggaggcaggtgtACTAGGAACCTCTTCAAATTGAAAGGAATCACAGAAGCCACCAGCCAGCCCTCAAGTGGACAGGCGGGAGTTCTTCAGAGGTGACAGCGAACACtttgttcaggtttttttccAAACATCTTTTGCAAATGGGTTTCAATGAGGTCATCCATCTGTCTCAGTCTTGCCTATGCCCATCATGAcccgggggttgggggaggtctGGATGGGAAGTGGGCAGCTTGGATGTGTGGGTCACTCTCAGTCTCTTGGCCGTGGGTCAGCTGCTGGAGCTGGAGGGTTGAAGTCCACCCCAGTACAGGCCACATGCTCCCTAGGTGGAGACTCTGGGGAAAAGTCTCAGGGCCCAGGGCAGATGAGGAGGTGAGGAGAGGCTGTCTGGGGCAGTAGTTAGGCTCAGAGAGCTGTGGGGGGGTCACAGAATTATCATCTGGACCCTTCATCTAGCTATCACCAAGATCTACGTATACCAGAAGCAGGTTCTCCCTAGGATCTGTGTCTCAGCCTGAGCCCTGTTGGGCCTTGGCCCTCGCCCAGCCAATTTCTGCTCATTCATCAGACTTTGGGGTGATTTCTCCCCCACATCACTAAGGTCCTACAGCACCTCAACTTGCCCTTGTCTGGTCCtgagtgccccctcccccaacccatacTGGGATTGCCTAGTCACTCGTTTCTTCAGGAGCGAAGGACTGcctcatctttctctgtctggtgAATAGTAGGGGCACACGAATGAGCAGGACTTCCGAGTCTCACTTCTCTTGCCCAACCTCTGGTTGCCGGCTCGCCATATACATGATCACGGCATGTCAAGGCTCACCAGGGTGGTCAAGTTCCTGTCTCCATCTTCTTCCTGactcttttcacagatgaggaaactgtgacCCAGAAAGTCTGACCCAAACTTCCCCAAGACAAGTTATTACAAAAGTGACCGTGCTCTTGCTGTGAGAAAAGCGGAGGGTCAGACCCCAGCGGGACCACAGAGGGTAACACAACAGCCAGGCCCTTTCACCAGCCAGTGGCATGAGGAGGAAACCACCCCAGGTTCCTGTGTTTCTCTGGCACtcccaggaaaagaaaagtgaagtaaAGCCCACTATGTGCTTCTCTCCTTCTAAGGAGGTACATTCGGGAGGAAGCTGACCTGGGGCCTAACTCCCAGGCAGTCAGTTAGGGGCTTAGCCCACATCTGGCACCTACCAGGTGCCGCTGCAAGCCATGCCTGCCTCTCAGGCCTCCTGCTTCCAGACTGTTGCTCTCGTGTCACTCTGTGGGCCTCTTTACAGACAGACATTTATATAATGAGGATTTGTTTTcggcttaatttatttttttttaagattttttttatttatttgacagagatcacaagtaggcagagaggcaggcagagagagagaggaggaagcaggctccccgctgagcagagagcccgatgcggggctcgatcccaggaccctgggatcatgacctgagctgaaggcagaggcttaacccactgagccacccaggtgcccctgtttacagcttattttaaaaagcaaaaacacttgAACACTCAGATTATTTAGACTAGTCTCTAGGTCCTAAAGTCCATCTAATTTCCTCATCATGGGCATTTATCACTaaatcagtttctctctctctctctctctctctatcacaca
Coding sequences:
- the RAI2 gene encoding retinoic acid-induced protein 2; the protein is MDDLRSQNLSVDMTESTPALASNRLENGMTQLITTEAWNINSTDLVKKALVTVPAPSILNPPAESQSGMALKVAATVLQPLCLGESPVVMPIHMQVEGSSAPELQPNGNAAYVMTTQGPVQLPVVLEQHVFQHLNSPLVLPQEAPCSSSAIHNNLFQGAEDPEAQPQLLDLRIPNQPQEPTLPFEAVLQNLFPSQGALGPPPCQPPPGYAPMPPQAFNSPLSPLVPPATLLVPYPVIVPLPVPVPIPIPIPVPHSPESKLSSACPKPPPSFGAHPFKGAQPPLEKEERKPFDILQPSEYFQLSRRTVIKMGSDNEALDLSMKSVPWLKAGEVSPPVCQEDAALDLSLAAHRKAEPPAETLYDSSGSMGSPGHAAMEKLPSGMEVSFAPATAPGASALMDSHVGGSHPTQLPSQPSQAGSEVKAENHIEMVSESQAAKVIVSVEDAVPAIFCGKIKGLSGVSTKNFSFKREDSVLQGYDINSQGEEPMGSTEPLRKPVKNRSIKLKKVNSQEIHMLPIKKQRLATFFPRK